In Halapricum desulfuricans, a single window of DNA contains:
- a CDS encoding DUF1931 family protein, whose translation MADLIVKAAVKEALDDMNVASDFYDALDEEVDELLEDAARRAEANDRKTVQPRDL comes from the coding sequence ATGGCAGACCTAATCGTCAAAGCCGCTGTCAAGGAAGCGCTCGATGACATGAACGTCGCCTCGGACTTCTACGATGCCCTCGACGAGGAAGTCGACGAGCTGCTCGAAGACGCCGCTCGTCGTGCCGAGGCCAACGACCGCAAGACGGTCCAGCCGCGCGACCTGTAA
- a CDS encoding isoaspartyl peptidase/L-asparaginase, producing the protein MDVIVHGGAGTQPEQPSERLSVLETAASRGSEAASPVDAVVAAVRWLESAPAFNAGVGSVVQSDGTIRTDAGIMTGHGSAGAACSMPGVEHAVEVARAVMTSTPHVLISGEHAVDLAASFGVNTRVDLWTERTRRRWNEVDPPMTGTADQLAWVQDHFTGHDTVGAVASDGERVATATSTGGRWFALAGRVGDVPQIGAGFYASETGGASATGAGEDIARETLARRAVRHLEEGAGPQTAADRTIAEFENSHDSVAGVIVMDTDGDAGRAHCGESMQTARDRF; encoded by the coding sequence ATGGACGTGATCGTGCACGGCGGGGCAGGCACACAGCCGGAACAGCCGTCCGAACGGCTTTCGGTGCTGGAAACGGCGGCCAGCAGGGGCTCGGAAGCCGCGTCACCGGTCGACGCCGTCGTCGCCGCCGTTCGCTGGCTGGAGTCGGCTCCGGCGTTCAACGCGGGCGTCGGGAGCGTCGTCCAGAGCGACGGGACGATCCGGACGGACGCGGGAATCATGACCGGCCACGGGTCGGCGGGTGCGGCCTGTTCGATGCCGGGTGTCGAACACGCCGTGGAGGTCGCACGCGCCGTCATGACCTCGACGCCACACGTGCTCATCTCCGGCGAGCACGCCGTCGATCTGGCCGCGTCGTTCGGAGTCAACACGCGCGTCGATCTCTGGACCGAACGGACGCGGCGACGCTGGAACGAGGTCGACCCGCCGATGACGGGCACCGCCGATCAGCTCGCATGGGTCCAAGATCACTTCACCGGGCACGACACGGTCGGTGCAGTCGCGTCGGACGGCGAACGGGTTGCGACCGCAACCTCGACGGGGGGTCGGTGGTTCGCACTGGCCGGTCGGGTCGGTGACGTCCCCCAGATCGGTGCGGGGTTCTACGCCAGCGAGACGGGCGGAGCCAGCGCCACCGGTGCCGGTGAGGACATCGCCCGCGAGACGCTCGCCAGGCGGGCCGTTCGCCACCTCGAGGAAGGGGCGGGCCCACAGACCGCTGCAGATCGGACGATCGCCGAATTCGAGAACAGCCACGACAGCGTCGCCGGCGTGATCGTCATGGATACGGACGGCGACGCCGGGCGTGCTCACTGCGGGGAATCGATGCAGACTGCCAGAGACCGTTTCTAG
- a CDS encoding GIY-YIG nuclease family protein, with amino-acid sequence MSDSHYVYVLECADGTFYTGYTTDVQRRVSDHQAGEGAKYTRGRTPVELVHVESYDDRGEAMSREYEVKQLSRAAKERLVEA; translated from the coding sequence ATGTCGGATAGTCACTACGTTTACGTTCTCGAGTGCGCCGACGGGACCTTCTATACGGGATACACGACCGATGTCCAGCGGCGGGTCTCCGATCATCAGGCTGGAGAGGGTGCGAAATACACGCGCGGGCGCACACCGGTCGAACTCGTCCACGTGGAATCGTACGACGACAGGGGCGAAGCGATGTCCCGCGAGTACGAGGTCAAACAGCTCTCGCGGGCAGCCAAAGAGCGGCTGGTCGAGGCCTAA
- a CDS encoding DUF7563 family protein, which produces MPKCNHCNAHVSDQFARVFANEYGEVLACPNCSANAGIAEVAQQRAREASNVG; this is translated from the coding sequence ATGCCAAAGTGTAATCACTGCAACGCACACGTTTCAGACCAGTTCGCACGCGTCTTCGCCAACGAGTACGGCGAGGTGCTCGCATGCCCGAATTGCTCGGCGAACGCGGGAATCGCGGAAGTCGCTCAACAGCGCGCCCGCGAAGCGTCGAATGTCGGATAG
- a CDS encoding methytransferase partner Trm112 — MNEDLLDIICCPLDKAELELDVDDRDDGEIVSGTLTCTDCGETFPIEDGIPNLLPPDMREETPA; from the coding sequence ATGAACGAGGACCTGCTTGACATCATCTGTTGCCCGCTGGACAAGGCCGAACTCGAACTCGATGTCGACGACCGCGACGACGGCGAGATCGTCAGCGGAACGCTAACTTGCACGGACTGTGGCGAGACGTTCCCGATCGAGGACGGCATCCCGAACCTCCTGCCGCCGGACATGCGAGAGGAAACACCTGCGTAA
- a CDS encoding HVO_A0114 family putative DNA-binding protein, translating into MEYLVLRSSVIGKLNETNREMLEELKMADSEGMRVKDLAGSLDKSKGHISDQVSKLENYDLVEKRVADDGKQRVFLGDDIRFLQEANFPR; encoded by the coding sequence GTGGAATACTTAGTACTGAGGAGTTCGGTGATCGGCAAACTGAATGAGACGAATCGAGAGATGTTGGAAGAGTTGAAAATGGCTGACAGTGAAGGGATGCGGGTGAAGGATTTGGCCGGGTCTCTGGATAAGAGTAAGGGTCATATCTCTGATCAGGTCTCCAAGCTTGAGAACTATGATTTGGTGGAGAAACGAGTTGCTGATGATGGAAAGCAGCGTGTCTTCCTTGGTGACGACATTCGGTTCCTGCAGGAAGCCAACTTCCCCCGGTGA
- a CDS encoding ISH3 family transposase — MFKIPDPDGYLSASDVKDVAEEVITPLPLPGVEGSPLDPGDIWLVVILACVNQTSIWETCNDTNGTPCDDTVFTWLHTLDRAWLEFVANRLLGRLAMTILDPDRSRIVSIDFIDNPYHGEHYADDGELCSMAPKDGTTTCHRYCTAYVVSNEKPVTLAMTYVRSDEDEADAVERVLARVENYPFEIDLLLADSGFYNERVIRRARDIAATVVHVPKKGERMKDKLDVHKSYMTTYRMYKDSERELRFPLAVAVSYQNGDRGKHGEVVRGYVACGVTDRSAKQIERLYRKRSGIETTYRLLRQARGITTTRDPVVRFAIMLVAALLENLWLVLRWAVVARPRRGGRDLPEEFTFKTFRDWIRHELEEELRRRWKVKANGVGVRASQATAAG, encoded by the coding sequence GTGTTCAAGATCCCCGATCCAGACGGTTACCTTTCGGCATCGGACGTGAAAGACGTAGCGGAAGAAGTCATTACTCCACTCCCGTTGCCGGGTGTCGAGGGGAGCCCCCTCGACCCCGGCGACATCTGGCTCGTCGTCATCTTGGCTTGCGTCAACCAGACCTCAATCTGGGAAACCTGCAACGACACCAACGGAACGCCGTGTGACGACACTGTCTTCACATGGCTCCATACGCTCGACCGAGCGTGGCTCGAGTTCGTCGCTAACCGTCTGCTCGGACGCCTCGCCATGACGATTCTCGACCCTGACCGGTCGAGAATCGTCTCCATCGACTTCATCGATAACCCCTATCATGGCGAGCACTACGCCGACGACGGCGAACTCTGCTCGATGGCTCCCAAGGACGGGACAACTACCTGCCACCGCTATTGCACGGCCTACGTCGTCTCCAACGAGAAGCCGGTGACGCTGGCGATGACGTATGTCCGCAGTGACGAAGATGAGGCTGACGCGGTCGAGCGCGTGCTCGCCCGCGTCGAGAACTACCCCTTCGAGATCGACCTGCTGCTTGCCGACAGCGGCTTCTACAACGAGCGCGTCATCCGCCGTGCTCGCGATATCGCCGCAACGGTCGTCCACGTTCCGAAGAAGGGCGAGCGCATGAAAGACAAACTCGACGTCCACAAGTCGTACATGACGACCTATCGCATGTACAAAGACAGCGAGCGGGAACTGCGCTTCCCGCTCGCGGTCGCTGTCTCCTACCAGAACGGTGATCGTGGCAAGCACGGTGAGGTTGTCCGTGGCTACGTCGCGTGCGGCGTTACTGATCGCTCGGCCAAGCAAATCGAACGCCTCTACAGGAAACGCTCTGGCATTGAAACAACCTACCGCTTACTCCGGCAAGCACGCGGGATCACGACGACGCGTGATCCTGTCGTGCGGTTTGCCATCATGTTGGTCGCAGCATTGCTGGAGAACCTGTGGCTCGTGCTCAGGTGGGCGGTCGTCGCCCGCCCGCGCCGGGGCGGGCGCGACCTGCCCGAGGAGTTCACATTCAAGACGTTCCGTGACTGGATTCGGCACGAGCTGGAAGAAGAGTTACGACGCCGGTGGAAAGTCAAAGCGAACGGGGTTGGTGTGCGGGCGTCACAGGCAACGGCCGCGGGCTGA
- a CDS encoding hybrid sensor histidine kinase/response regulator, with protein sequence MDQPVRVLAVEPESLTPSAASLSDVDDRLDVVVTSTPERALDTLSEGGFDCVLSAYELPDGNGLDVLSTLKETHPDLPVVFWPAHGSERLASDALAAGAADYLPREESDRLSDVAERIQRACADYRDRQQQASAIQRYEMLLADISDTVLMTDENGAFSYVCPNVSHVFGYSAGEVTDLGTVDALFEEPLFEPGELDERGEIENIETEITTAEGDRRTVLVTVKQVDIPVGTRLYTVRDITERERRKRERRQYERMVNTMQESACIYDEDARFEAVNEYLADFYDTTPDDLVGEKSNLVPRINAQYDDDAFGELFTGEREELTGEVAGEFPEGGYQVLDYRLTPLIVDGDVEGVVGVTREVTEQREYEQQLEETNALLSTLFEALPVGVLAEDESRQVLAANERLFELFDIKETPSDIVGADCERLAEDAGGIFADTEAFIAEIEHRIETRNPVDDVEFVLEDDRTFALSYRPLELPDGSGHLWMYRDVTEQKERERTLKRERDRFEEFANVVSHDLRNPLHVARGRLELASEDCDSEHHETIVDALDRMDTLIDDLLTLAREDDQVNEREHIDLASLVESCWRNVDSVATLQVAIDRTVSADRNRLRQLFENLFRNAVEHGSAGSDIGASPELVRGSSAGTQADQGSPTRGVTIRIGELEGGFYVGDDGPGIPPDVRERVFEAGYSTTETGTGFGLSIVEQVATAHGWDVNVTESDAGGARFEFTGVEWV encoded by the coding sequence ATGGACCAGCCGGTCCGGGTGCTCGCAGTCGAGCCCGAGAGTCTGACCCCGAGCGCAGCGTCGCTCTCGGACGTCGACGACCGGCTGGACGTTGTCGTCACATCGACTCCGGAACGCGCGCTCGACACACTCAGCGAAGGCGGTTTCGACTGCGTTCTCAGTGCATACGAACTCCCGGACGGAAACGGCCTCGATGTTCTCTCGACACTCAAGGAAACTCACCCGGACCTGCCGGTCGTGTTCTGGCCCGCACACGGCTCCGAGCGTCTCGCGAGCGACGCGCTTGCAGCAGGTGCGGCGGACTACCTCCCGCGAGAGGAGTCGGATCGGCTTTCGGACGTTGCCGAGCGGATCCAGCGAGCCTGTGCTGACTATCGCGACCGCCAACAGCAGGCCTCGGCCATCCAGCGATACGAGATGCTCCTGGCGGACATCTCCGACACTGTGTTGATGACTGACGAAAACGGGGCTTTCTCTTACGTTTGCCCGAACGTCAGCCACGTCTTCGGGTACTCTGCGGGCGAGGTGACCGATCTCGGTACTGTCGATGCACTGTTCGAGGAGCCGCTGTTCGAGCCGGGTGAACTCGACGAACGCGGCGAAATCGAAAACATTGAGACGGAAATCACGACGGCAGAGGGCGACCGACGAACGGTACTGGTGACGGTCAAACAGGTCGACATCCCGGTTGGGACGAGACTGTATACGGTGCGAGACATCACCGAGCGCGAGCGCCGCAAACGCGAACGACGCCAGTACGAACGGATGGTCAACACGATGCAGGAATCGGCCTGCATCTACGACGAGGACGCGCGTTTCGAGGCCGTCAATGAGTACCTGGCCGATTTTTACGATACGACTCCGGACGACCTCGTCGGCGAGAAGAGCAACCTCGTGCCGAGAATCAACGCCCAGTACGACGACGACGCGTTCGGGGAGTTGTTCACCGGCGAGCGGGAGGAACTCACGGGCGAAGTCGCCGGCGAGTTTCCGGAAGGCGGGTATCAGGTCCTCGATTACCGGCTGACACCGCTGATAGTCGACGGCGACGTCGAGGGCGTCGTCGGCGTCACGCGCGAGGTGACCGAGCAGCGCGAATACGAGCAGCAACTCGAGGAGACGAACGCACTGCTTTCGACGCTGTTCGAGGCCCTGCCGGTCGGCGTACTCGCCGAAGACGAATCCCGACAGGTACTCGCGGCGAACGAACGACTGTTCGAACTGTTCGACATTAAGGAGACGCCGAGCGACATCGTCGGTGCCGACTGCGAGCGACTGGCAGAAGACGCGGGAGGCATATTTGCGGACACGGAGGCCTTCATTGCCGAAATTGAGCACCGAATCGAGACGCGCAATCCCGTCGACGACGTGGAGTTCGTGCTCGAAGACGACCGGACATTCGCCCTGAGTTATCGACCGCTCGAACTCCCGGACGGAAGCGGTCACCTGTGGATGTATCGGGACGTCACCGAGCAGAAAGAGCGCGAGCGAACCCTCAAGCGCGAGCGTGACCGCTTCGAGGAATTCGCGAATGTCGTCAGCCACGACCTCCGGAACCCGCTTCACGTTGCCCGCGGGCGGCTCGAACTGGCCAGCGAGGACTGCGACAGCGAACACCACGAAACGATCGTCGACGCCCTCGATCGGATGGACACGCTGATCGACGATCTGCTGACGCTAGCACGTGAGGACGATCAAGTGAACGAGCGCGAACACATCGATCTGGCCTCGCTCGTCGAAAGCTGCTGGCGGAACGTCGACAGCGTCGCCACCCTGCAGGTCGCGATCGATCGAACTGTCAGTGCCGATCGGAACCGCCTCCGGCAACTGTTCGAAAACCTGTTCAGGAACGCCGTCGAGCACGGATCGGCCGGCAGCGACATCGGCGCTTCCCCGGAGCTGGTGCGCGGATCGAGTGCCGGCACACAGGCCGATCAGGGCTCCCCGACCCGTGGCGTCACGATCCGGATCGGCGAACTGGAAGGCGGGTTCTACGTCGGGGACGACGGTCCCGGTATCCCGCCGGACGTGCGCGAGCGGGTCTTCGAGGCAGGGTATTCGACGACCGAGACGGGGACGGGATTCGGGCTGAGCATCGTTGAGCAGGTCGCGACGGCCCACGGGTGGGACGTCAACGTGACCGAAAGCGACGCCGGCGGCGCGCGGTTCGAGTTTACCGGCGTCGAGTGGGTATGA
- a CDS encoding DUF7835 family putative zinc beta-ribbon protein produces the protein MATNAGAPTERSEFCEHCGRETIHSVSLQLVTESDRSDNAEFSREPYRVTECLVCGEQTAVRMNNA, from the coding sequence ATGGCAACGAACGCGGGGGCTCCGACCGAACGATCCGAGTTCTGTGAGCACTGTGGGCGGGAAACCATTCATTCCGTCTCGCTGCAGCTCGTGACCGAGAGCGACCGCTCCGACAACGCGGAGTTCTCGCGAGAGCCGTATCGCGTCACGGAGTGTCTGGTCTGTGGGGAACAGACGGCCGTACGGATGAACAACGCGTGA
- a CDS encoding GNAT family N-acetyltransferase — MVDIEPAATADRETIHAVLAAAFGDETEAELVDVLREEGTLREDCSVLARVDGEPTGFAAVSDADLPDAPGVDVAVIGPVGVVPDRQGEGIGSELVRTAMRCCVRAGCAAVVLEGDPAFYERFGFEPASTYGLESDLDPPPGAFQVWPCRPGALEGVSGEIRHPIPFHAL; from the coding sequence GTGGTCGATATCGAACCAGCGGCGACTGCCGACCGCGAGACGATCCACGCCGTGTTGGCGGCGGCGTTCGGAGACGAAACCGAGGCCGAACTCGTCGACGTGTTGCGCGAGGAGGGAACGCTCCGTGAGGACTGTTCGGTACTCGCCAGGGTGGACGGCGAACCCACCGGGTTCGCGGCTGTCTCGGACGCCGATCTCCCGGACGCGCCCGGCGTGGACGTCGCCGTCATCGGGCCAGTTGGCGTCGTTCCCGATCGTCAGGGCGAGGGGATCGGCTCGGAACTCGTGCGCACGGCCATGCGCTGCTGTGTCCGCGCCGGCTGTGCCGCCGTCGTTCTGGAGGGTGACCCCGCCTTCTACGAGCGGTTCGGCTTCGAACCTGCGTCGACCTACGGGCTGGAGAGCGACCTCGATCCGCCGCCGGGGGCCTTTCAGGTCTGGCCGTGTCGGCCGGGGGCGCTCGAGGGCGTCAGCGGCGAGATCCGTCACCCGATTCCCTTCCACGCGCTGTGA
- the map gene encoding type II methionyl aminopeptidase encodes MSEVDLTSEQYEKCREAGEILAEVRDEAAEMVEVGASHLEVAEWAEQRIRELGGEPAFPVNISIDEEAAHATPKIDDDSTFGEEMVNLDIGVHVDGWLADTAVTVDLSGHDELTRASEEALDAALELVEPGVETGEIGAAVESVIDGYGFNPVVNLTGHGLGHWEQHTTPNIPNREVSQSTTLEVGDVVAIEPFATDGSGKVSEGSDEEIFALDSEGSVRDRTARQALNQIVEEFRTLPFATRWLDVSRPKMALRRLKQQDIVHGYPVLKEDDGYYVSQKEHTIIVTEDGCEVTTRSR; translated from the coding sequence ATGAGCGAGGTCGACCTGACGAGCGAACAGTACGAGAAGTGTCGCGAGGCCGGCGAGATCCTCGCGGAGGTGCGCGACGAGGCCGCCGAGATGGTTGAGGTCGGTGCGTCACACCTCGAAGTCGCCGAGTGGGCCGAACAGCGCATCCGCGAACTCGGCGGCGAGCCCGCGTTCCCGGTGAACATCTCGATTGACGAGGAGGCCGCCCACGCGACGCCGAAGATCGACGACGACAGCACCTTCGGCGAGGAGATGGTCAATCTCGACATCGGCGTCCACGTCGACGGCTGGCTGGCCGACACCGCCGTCACGGTCGATCTCTCCGGCCACGACGAACTGACCCGCGCCTCCGAAGAAGCGCTCGACGCCGCCCTCGAACTGGTCGAACCCGGCGTCGAAACCGGCGAGATCGGCGCGGCCGTCGAGTCGGTCATCGACGGATACGGTTTCAACCCGGTCGTGAACCTCACCGGCCACGGACTGGGCCACTGGGAGCAGCACACGACGCCGAACATCCCGAACCGCGAGGTGTCCCAGAGCACGACACTGGAGGTCGGCGACGTGGTGGCGATCGAACCGTTCGCGACCGACGGCAGCGGCAAGGTCAGCGAGGGCAGCGACGAGGAGATCTTCGCGCTCGACAGCGAGGGGTCGGTCCGCGATCGGACAGCCCGGCAGGCGCTCAACCAGATCGTCGAGGAGTTCCGAACCCTCCCGTTCGCCACTCGATGGCTCGACGTCTCCCGGCCGAAGATGGCGCTACGCCGTCTCAAACAGCAGGACATCGTCCACGGCTATCCCGTCCTGAAGGAAGACGACGGCTACTACGTCAGCCAGAAAGAGCATACGATCATCGTCACCGAAGACGGCTGTGAAGTGACGACCCGATCGCGATAA
- a CDS encoding halocyanin domain-containing protein — MALSRRTYLALVGGTAAVAGCSTGGAQTPSYDAPTVPVPEEVRSYLSDTGHFEGEALDLTDREAVDVAVGAEGNSGNNAYSPPAIQISPGTTVVWEWIRGSHNVIDTDGTFESDLGTNLTFEHTFEDPGTYTYYCSPHRRYGMKGAVVVESA, encoded by the coding sequence ATGGCGCTCTCGCGACGCACGTATCTGGCACTCGTCGGCGGCACTGCCGCGGTCGCCGGCTGTTCGACCGGCGGTGCACAGACGCCGAGCTACGACGCCCCGACCGTTCCCGTGCCCGAGGAAGTGCGTTCGTACCTCTCGGATACCGGACATTTCGAGGGTGAGGCACTCGATCTCACGGACCGTGAGGCAGTGGACGTCGCCGTCGGGGCTGAAGGCAATAGCGGAAACAACGCTTACAGCCCACCGGCGATCCAGATTTCGCCCGGGACGACGGTCGTCTGGGAGTGGATTCGCGGCAGCCACAACGTCATCGACACCGACGGCACCTTCGAGTCGGATCTCGGGACCAACCTGACGTTCGAGCACACGTTCGAAGACCCCGGCACGTACACGTACTACTGTTCGCCACACAGACGATACGGCATGAAAGGGGCAGTCGTCGTCGAATCGGCGTGA
- a CDS encoding ISH3 family transposase, whose protein sequence is MFKIPDPDGYLSASDVKDVAEEVITPLPLPGVEGSPLDPGDIWLVVILACVNQTSIWETCNDTNGTPCDDTVFTWLHTLDRAWLEFVANRLLGRLAMTILDPDRSRIVSIDFIDNPYHGEHYADDGELCSMAPKDGTTTCHRYCTAYVVSNKKPVTLAMTYVRSDEDEADAVERVLARVENYPFEIDLLLADSGFYNERVIRRARDIAATVVHVPKKGERMKDKLDVHKSYMTTYRMYKDSERELRFPLVVAVSYQNGDRGKHGEVVRGYVACGVTDRSAKQVERLYRKRSGIETTYRLLRQARGITTTRDPIVRFAIMLVAALLENLWLVLRWAVVARPRRGGRDLPEEFTFKTFCDWIRHELEEELHRRWKIKANGVGVRASQATAAG, encoded by the coding sequence GTGTTCAAGATCCCCGATCCAGACGGTTACCTTTCGGCATCGGACGTGAAAGACGTAGCGGAAGAAGTCATTACTCCACTCCCGTTGCCGGGTGTCGAGGGGAGCCCCCTCGACCCCGGCGACATCTGGCTCGTCGTCATCTTGGCTTGCGTCAACCAGACCTCAATCTGGGAAACCTGCAACGACACCAACGGAACGCCGTGTGACGACACTGTCTTCACATGGCTCCATACGCTCGACCGAGCGTGGCTCGAGTTCGTCGCTAACCGTCTGCTCGGACGCCTCGCCATGACGATTCTCGACCCTGACCGGTCGAGAATCGTCTCCATCGACTTCATCGATAACCCCTATCATGGCGAGCACTACGCCGACGACGGCGAACTCTGCTCGATGGCTCCCAAGGACGGGACAACTACCTGCCACCGCTATTGCACGGCCTACGTCGTCTCCAACAAGAAGCCGGTGACGCTGGCGATGACGTATGTCCGCAGTGACGAAGATGAGGCTGACGCGGTCGAGCGCGTGCTCGCCCGCGTCGAGAACTACCCCTTCGAGATCGACCTGCTGCTTGCCGACAGCGGATTCTACAACGAACGCGTCATCCGCCGTGCTCGTGATATCGCCGCAACGGTCGTTCACGTGCCCAAGAAGGGCGAACGTATGAAGGACAAACTCGACGTCCACAAGTCGTACATGACGACCTATCGTATGTACAAAGACAGCGAGCGGGAACTGCGCTTCCCGCTCGTGGTCGCTGTCTCCTACCAAAACGGTGATCGCGGCAAGCACGGTGAGGTTGTCCGTGGCTACGTCGCGTGCGGCGTTACTGATCGCTCGGCCAAGCAGGTCGAACGCCTCTACAGGAAGCGGTCAGGCATTGAAACAACCTATCGCTTGCTGCGGCAAGCACGCGGGATCACGACGACACGTGATCCAATCGTGCGGTTTGCGATTATGCTCGTCGCGGCACTGCTGGAGAACCTGTGGCTCGTGCTGAGGTGGGCGGTCGTCGCCCGCCCGCGGCGGGGCGGGCGCGACCTGCCCGAGGAGTTCACGTTCAAGACGTTCTGTGACTGGATTCGGCACGAACTGGAAGAGGAGTTACACCGCCGGTGGAAGATCAAAGCGAACGGGGTTGGTGTGCGGGCGTCACAGGCAACGGCAGCGGGCTGA
- a CDS encoding HIT family protein, which yields MEQVFAPWRIEWVERPHDDPGIDECVFCELPELGADREYHLVARSDHAYVLLNNYPYNPGHAMVVPYEHTGAYEELSSEVLFDHARLQQRTVEAIETALEPDGLNVGMNLGGGAAGGSIDDHLHTHVVPRWNGDANFMAVIAETTVIVEAIEDTYDRLHDAFAAQEGATTHGDDTAVEIETTSKPI from the coding sequence ATGGAGCAGGTGTTCGCGCCATGGCGAATCGAGTGGGTAGAACGTCCACACGACGATCCCGGAATCGACGAGTGCGTGTTCTGTGAACTCCCGGAACTCGGCGCGGACCGCGAGTACCACCTCGTCGCCCGGAGCGACCACGCCTACGTCTTGCTGAACAACTACCCGTACAACCCGGGGCACGCGATGGTGGTTCCCTACGAGCACACGGGCGCATACGAGGAATTGAGTTCCGAGGTACTGTTCGATCACGCCAGACTGCAACAGCGGACCGTCGAGGCGATCGAGACGGCCCTCGAACCCGACGGGTTGAACGTCGGCATGAACCTCGGCGGGGGCGCTGCCGGCGGTTCGATCGACGACCATCTCCACACGCACGTCGTCCCGCGCTGGAACGGTGACGCCAACTTCATGGCCGTCATCGCGGAGACGACCGTCATCGTCGAGGCCATCGAGGACACCTACGATCGGCTCCACGACGCGTTCGCCGCCCAGGAGGGCGCGACGACGCACGGCGACGACACCGCGGTCGAGATCGAGACGACGTCGAAGCCGATTTGA
- a CDS encoding cation diffusion facilitator family transporter, whose translation MSRSRRATLRRVGLLVLASNVALVLAKGTVWWYTGSLAVQSEAVNSLADSVYSVVTVGGLYLTTQPPDFEHPHGHERIEPFVSLFVALGVFAAGIGVLYQAGRTVLSGNVSVTRNLAAVAVLAGTVVVKYGLYRYVDAIGREHGSPALRATAADNRADVLTASAALAGVVGATLGFPLLDPIAAFVVAFGILYTGVEIVQDNVDYLVGRAPPEDLRKRIVRRALSHPDVEGAHDVIAHYVGPEIDVSLHIEVEGDRTLREAHDIETAVIQSIQALPEVDDVFVHVDPRELGEWKADDEVDRLVQPGDESNR comes from the coding sequence ATGTCGAGGTCCCGTCGGGCAACGCTACGCCGGGTCGGGCTGCTCGTGCTCGCGAGCAACGTGGCCCTCGTGCTCGCGAAGGGGACTGTCTGGTGGTACACGGGCAGTCTGGCCGTCCAGTCGGAGGCCGTCAACAGCCTCGCCGATTCGGTCTACAGCGTCGTCACGGTCGGCGGGCTCTACCTGACGACCCAGCCGCCCGATTTCGAACACCCGCATGGCCACGAGCGAATCGAGCCGTTCGTCTCGCTGTTCGTCGCGCTGGGGGTGTTCGCGGCCGGGATCGGCGTCCTCTATCAGGCCGGTCGGACCGTGCTCAGCGGGAACGTCTCCGTCACGCGCAACCTCGCGGCGGTCGCCGTTCTCGCCGGGACCGTCGTCGTCAAGTACGGTCTCTATCGATACGTCGACGCCATCGGCCGGGAGCACGGCTCGCCGGCGTTGCGGGCCACGGCGGCCGACAACCGCGCGGACGTGCTCACTGCCAGCGCCGCGCTCGCTGGCGTCGTCGGGGCCACGCTCGGCTTCCCGCTGCTGGACCCGATCGCCGCGTTCGTCGTCGCGTTCGGGATCCTTTACACCGGCGTCGAGATCGTCCAGGACAACGTCGATTACCTGGTCGGTCGAGCACCACCGGAAGACCTCCGAAAGCGGATCGTCAGGCGCGCCCTCTCACACCCAGACGTGGAAGGAGCGCACGACGTGATCGCCCACTACGTCGGCCCCGAGATCGACGTGAGCCTCCACATCGAGGTCGAGGGCGACCGAACGCTCCGGGAAGCTCACGACATCGAGACGGCGGTCATCCAGTCGATCCAGGCGTTGCCGGAGGTCGACGACGTGTTCGTCCACGTCGATCCGAGGGAACTCGGCGAGTGGAAGGCAGACGACGAGGTCGATCGACTGGTCCAGCCCGGCGACGAATCGAACCGGTAG